One segment of Ipomoea triloba cultivar NCNSP0323 chromosome 12, ASM357664v1 DNA contains the following:
- the LOC115999573 gene encoding uncharacterized protein LOC115999573 yields the protein MSCFSWNCRGLVNPLAVQALLGFVRQKRPDILFLSETLSSAFKMEGIRIKLNYANCFVVAPEGRSGGLALLWNGGIDVEVVSYSNHYIDTKVHGTGVHPSWRFTGYYGQPERGRKRESWELLRGRNKGGFLIRLGCLGGFRDAVRESGLSDLAFEGCQFTWERGRGTGNWVREKLDRILVTDGWRELFPGARAWSLEGSSSDHLPLFFVLQTGRVWQPRRRCRFENYWGRNPECREVVKAAWDRLGGLEISDKLGQCGEAVWEWGNRLAKEEGRELRRCKETMGRLRGLVDGNSVRAFGECQVRFLQLLQNQSDKWRQRAKETWYSEGDRNTRFFHNSVNRHRRRNAIVQLRDYRGGLVTGEQEMGQVMTAYFTELFTAVEGDGRPVLECVERLVTEEQNQELLRLVTAEEVRAAVFSMHPDKSPGPDGLSPAFFQLHWDVVGGEVVSLCQNFLVSGVLPPHINDTHIVLIPKIKNPELMTDFRPISLCNVVYRILAKVLAVRLRGVLGSVVSCAQSAFIPGRSIIDNILIAFETSHCMNRQRGCRGGYGALTVDMSKAYDRVEWGFLGKVMLGLGFSEHWVQLMRECMSTVVFRVLANGREWDQIVPSRGLRQGDPLFPCLFILVAEGLSSMLRVQERGGVLHGVRVARGAPAVSXLGKVMLGLGFSEHWVQLMRECMSTVVFRVLANGREWDQIVPSRGLRQGDPLFPCLFILVAEGLSSMLRVQERGGVLHGVRVARGAPAVSHLFFADDCLFFFRANNLEARLIKQILDEYGKASGQLVNLAKTSILFGRNVHQEDKEAVCETLGIHEQ from the exons ATGAGTTGTTTTAGTTGGAACTGCCGTGGGCTGGTAAACCCATTGGCAGTTCAGGCCTTATTGGGCTTCGTTCGTCAGAAGAGGCctgatattttgtttttgtctgAAACTTTAAGTAGTGCTTTTAAGATGGAGGGTATTCGAATAAAGTTGAATTATGCGAATTGTTTTGTAGTCGCACCCGAGGGTAGGAGTGGGGGGTTAGCTTTATTGTGGAATGGGGGTATAGATGTGGAGGTGGTCAGCTACTCTAATCACTATATTGATACTAAGGTCCATGGGACTGGCGTTCATCCTTCTTGGAGATTCACTGGTTACTATGGGCAGCCGGAGAGGGGGCGTAAACGAGAGTCTTGGGAGCTTCTCAG AGGGAGAAACAAGGGAGGGTTCCTCATCCGCCTGGGTTGTTTAGGGGGGTTTCGGGATGCAGTAAGGGAGAGTGGTTTGTCTGATTTGGCTTTTGAAGGTTGTCAATTTACTTGGGAAAGAGGGAGAGGTACTGGTAATTGGGTACGGGAGAAGTTGGATAGGATCCTAGTTACTGATGGGTGGCGTGAGTTGTTTCCGGGGGCGCGAGCTTGGTCGCTGGAAGGTAGTAGCAGCGATCACTTgcctttattttttgttctccAGACGGGGAGGGTATGGCAGCCTAGGCGGCGGTGCAGGTTTGAAAACTATTGGGGTAGGAATCCTGAATGTCGGGAAGTGGTCAAGGCTGCTTGGGATCGGCTTGGGGGTTTGGAAATTTCAGATAAACTTGGGCAGTGTGGGGAGGCAGTCTGGGAATGGGGAAATAGGTTGGCGAAGGAGGAAGGTAGGGAGTTGAGGCGGTGTAAAGAAACAATGGGTCGGTTGCGGGGGTTAGTTGACGGGAACAGTGTGAGGGCATTTGGTGAGTGTCAGGTTAGGTTCTTGCAACTTTTACAGAACCAGAGTGATAAATGGCGACAAAGGGCTAAAGAGACCTGGTACTCTGAGGGCGATAGAAATACACGATTTTTCCATAACTCTGTGAATCGGCACCGGCGACGAAATGCTATTGTTCAATTGCGGGATTATAGGGGAGGTTTGGTTACGGGTGAGCAAGAAATGGGGCAGGTTATGACTGCTTATTTTACAGAGTTGTTTACGGCAGTAGAGGGTGATGGGAGGCCAGTGTTGGAGTGTGTTGAGCGGTTGGTGACGGAGGAGCAGAATCAGGAACTTCTAAGGCTAGTCACGGCCGAGGAAGTGAGGGCGGCTGTGTTCTCTATGCACCCGGATAAATCTCCCGGCCCTGATGGTTTGTCTCCGGCCTTCTTCCAACTGCACTGGGATGTCGTGGGTGGTGAGGTAGTTTCTCTTTGCCAAAATTTTCTTGTTTCTGGAGTTTTGCCTCCTCATATAAATGATACCCATATTGTGTTAATCCCGAAAATTAAAAATCCTGAATTGATGACTGATTTTCGTCCAATTTCTCTCTGTAATGTTGTGTATCGAATTTTGGCAAAAGTTTTGGCGGTTAGATTGAGAGGGGTGTTGGGTTCAGTTGTGTCTTGTGCTCAAAGTGCTTTTATTCCTGGCCGGTCTATAATTGACAATATTCTTATTGCGTTTGAGACTTCTCATTGTATGAATCGTCAACGGGGTTGTAGGGGGGGTTATGGGGCCCTAACAGTTGATATGAGTAAAGCCTATGATCGGGTTGAGTGGGGTTTTTTGGGAAAGGTGATGCTTGGGTTGGGGTTTAGTGAGCATTGGGTCCAGTTGATGAGGGAGTGTATGTCCACTGTGGTTTTTAGGGTGCTAGCAAATGGGCGGGAATGGGATCAAATTGTTCCATCTAGGGGATTGCGTCAAGGAGATCCCCTTTTTCCTTGTTTGTTCATTCTGGTGGCGGAGGGCTTAAGTTCTATGTTGAGGGTGCAGGAGAGGGGGGGTGTTCTTCACGGGGTGAGAGTTGCTAGGGGTGCTCCCGCAGTTTCCCANTTGGGAAAGGTGATGCTTGGGTTGGGGTTTAGTGAGCATTGGGTCCAGTTGATGAGGGAGTGTATGTCCACTGTGGTTTTTAGGGTGCTAGCAAATGGGCGGGAATGGGATCAAATTGTTCCATCTAGGGGATTGCGTCAAGGAGATCCCCTTTTTCCTTGTTTGTTCATTCTGGTGGCGGAGGGCTTAAGTTCTATGTTGAGGGTGCAGGAGAGGGGGGGTGTTCTTCACGGGGTGAGAGTTGCTAGGGGTGCTCCCGCAGTTTCCCATTTATTTTTTGCGGATGATTGTTTGTTCTTTTTTCGGGCAAATAATTTAGAGGCAAGGCTAATTAAGCAGATTTTAGATGAGTATGGGAAGGCTAGTGGGCAATTGGTAAATTTGGCTAAGACCTCTATTCTTTTTGGGCGAAATGTTCACCAGGAGGATAAGGAGGCTGTTTGTGAGACTTTGGGGATTCATGAACAGTAG